DNA sequence from the Deltaproteobacteria bacterium genome:
ATTGATCGCGCGCGCTGGAGAGCAACTTCGAGGGGGACTCCCTGATCTTCGCCGGATTCGTAACGCTTTAAACGACGGTCACATTCCGCGAGCCATGCAGTTTTCGACTCGGTGGATGTTGTGGCACCGTTGGAGTCGAGGGACTGAATCAGTTGCAATGCCAAATCCGCTCGTTCCTCAGCGGAGAGCTGTCTCGCTCTAATCTGTATTTCATCAAGCGTATTCATTCTGCAAAGCGTAGTCTAGCCATTAATTTGAGTCAAGTCGGTCGAATTGGCTCCACTGGTGAGAATAACGCGACGCATCAGTTGCCCATCATCTTTTTGACCCGCTCGATCACGTCCGCCGGCTGCACCATGATGTCTTTGCTCAACGCCGCCAAATCTTCACCGGCCAGGACATCTAAATCCCAGCCGCGTTTTTTGGCGTCGGCTAAAAGTTCGCCGTCGTTCAACGCTTTGCTAAAGGCGCTGCGCAGTATTTTCACGC
Encoded proteins:
- a CDS encoding addiction module antitoxin RelB is translated as MNTLDEIQIRARQLSAEERADLALQLIQSLDSNGATTSTESKTAWLAECDRRLKRYESGEDQGVPLEVALQRARSILR